ctaaatcacacctaatcgaccccaaatttaatgtagatcacgaatatttagtttattttgatgacagctcaatggttaaggcgctatcgcttacttccggtatacttccgggaaatttgcataaaactagcaagtgagcttggTTCTCTGTGCTAATCTCAAGATTGAATGCTAGGTtttagcaaacaaaaatgcgattttcaagttttgtgagtATCTCACTATCTCAAGTCCAATCCTTTAAATAATGAGTCTTTATGTGTGTCTAATAGATGgtgttttaattgtttgtgtCAGTTTATTTGGGCTCATGgcggtttgctgtcaaaagttaagctaatatcttttcttcgaaaattaccaatgtaTTTACTTgtaaattcgagtgatttcATCTGTAaattgtcggtgatgtgttctattccgttTATATGTTGTATAAACTTAATGTATCTCATCAACTTACAGGAGAAAACGTGTTGAAAGAGTCGTGCAGCTCACTGCTGTCGTTCaaccatttatttgttcaaaatcattgtattctactgaatgtgccatcaaaatgaaacaggTAACAACCATTACTAGCTTTATTAATACAGCTGaaacatatattcttctcatcttttattaggattcatcataatggtctgctgtttgtattggacttgctagatcgCCAATCCCAGCCATGCCCCGATTTTGAGTGTACACTActaactgtttaattatttctagatcatagacgtcaagcacattgataACACAAACTATAAACAAGGTGacttattgttattttatttacaggttcttCATATCAGGTTTCTAACACATTGGTATGACAGATTTGATGAGAAGtcatatttttaagaaaatggaCAAGGGCCATACAGTCAACAAGgttccttgtttgctaacccgttggctgctacccttcaATCTCCCTGTTTACTTCCTTACACAGGTCCtattgatttgaggtattacTTTCTGTCACTTCAAccttatttgaatttcattgtcatccaaataaatgttcattcattAATGCTTTTACAGGGTAACTCTTTCACTACTGATGACATCAACTGTTGTAAActgacgagagaatgctgcaattcaagactgatacgttgtgtagttgttagataaatgacaagtgcatatctgggctcccttcttttctgtggccccgtttccctaactaaccactaaccaacgcccgccggtggtcattcacccgctgtgaaaccaggaggaggggagggctctggtcgaacggggacttggaaggcgcatgatccgatgaaaacttttggagggtcatgagtctaacccggaagcctagtaagactacatctccccggaaaaacttgcctcgtacttctctcttcttctcggtccagatacatatctctgggggccgtagacatttcctataacagcatgtgcgGGTTAAAACAATGcatccactacccaatgaaacaaatagccatggtttattttttgtggaaatctccgtcagtcaagttacaaagacgatgtagatttccgcaaaacttAACCaccgctttttgtctcattgccgcagcggtggtggcgggttgcgtttaaaCTCGTGCAGTAGTAAACCGccttgaaccggacgctctgtttattgaaaattttgtacattaaaaaaaaaaatagtaataaaaatcagttttatgtataaaaagttttatttattacagacATCACATTGTTAGGGTTTAACATTGGTTAATTTGGATATGATATAAATTTAGGGTTGGtaggtgtgtttgtgtgtgaagAGTTGGAAGGTATAAGTTTGTGGGGTTTGGAGATTAGTTGGTAGGGATATGTTTGTAGggttaaaacttaaaattaaCTGTTTTTATCCAAACTTGAATCCCCCTCTCCAACATCTtccactttcctttcccaatcccgaaaacatgtttattactTGCTAGACATAACTatccccatatttttttttccttcttaacATTTAACGGTTACACGACAACAGCACGGCCAATTGAATTTGATGCAGAAAGATCTATCACCagcataggctgcaacaaaGTACCACAGCGGACAGCAACTACGCGAACATACACGATAAACCTGTAAccgaaattaaatgaattaattttcacCATCAATTGAAATGCATTCTGAACAGACAAATTGATGATGCTCTATGTGGTTTtagttaaaacaaatattctgaaaacaaTATCTGATAGCttttgttgaaacaaaaaaactcaatGTGATTTAAGCTACAGCAAAGAAGGATGATGATCCTGCTGATCCTGCTTGAtcctgctttaaaaaaatcaattactatCTAGCAGTAAATTCCCATGcattaataacaaaaatgacaCAAGTATAGCTAAACTATGAAACCTCTCAGTGACAGTAAGCAAGATTTTGAATCAGCCAGACAATTAGaaagttgattgaaataattactTCAGTTGTTCATGTTTCTTCATTTGACGAAACACACAAGAGTACAGGTAGCAAGAGGAACACCCTTTACCAGCTGGCTGCACCAAATCCATAATTGGGCAGCAACGACAAAGCTCAGACTTTACCAGACTGtctatcacaaaaaaaaaaaaaaactcaattactatCAAGGACACAGCGtctcaaatgacaaaaaaacaaaaaaatgacagaAGTAAAAGTTAACTACACAATCCTTTGGAATATATGTTGCAAAGGATCCTACAGCTAGCAAGCTTTTCCAAGGTAGACAACTGAAGTTCTACAACAGGCAAGTTAAGACATATAGTCAAATTCTCACAGTTAGAAAGTTGAACATATTTACCTGATTTGTTCTGAAGTGTTTCTTACAAAACGTACAGCCGGTACGTACAGGAAAAAGAGACGACATCTTGGCAAAATGTAGGCCACATGATCAGCTGAAATTCCCAAGTAGAAATTAGTAGGCTAGGTTATTAGACTTATTACCACACAAATAACTAaattcacacacaaacaatTAAGATTCAGTCACATCTAACAatccaaaaaggaaataacatttttatgaAGAAAACTGTAAGGAAGGAAAATACGCCGTACGATAACGATACCTTTCAATAAACAACATCACAATCAGAATCAGTGCTACAAAAAAATGGCGGCGGTCATAAGTAACGTAACGAAGACTTATTGTTCCACATCAGTAGTTGTAAATGTGAATCATAGATGGCGATGAAACTTGTCTTTTAGTCTGCTAAAAAAGAGTCAAATAAAATGTCTGCAATTGTCAACCTACGTGTTTTCCGTAATTTTCAGCAGTTTGTGTCAATTAGACCCATTTCTAATGATCCCACATCatttcgataaaaaaaaaggaattcagAAGGTGGATGGTAACTTTCATATTTTCAAACTGGCGCTTAGTATCATTAGATTATTTACACGTGAATGGCATGTGCTGCAAGGCTGTAACCGGCTTTCTGTTGAAATTTATTAGGAGATGACGAATTCCGTTCGCTGGATCTGAGTCCCAACAAGTCGTTGAATATGAGATCATACGGACGCAAAGTGTACAAGAGAGTAGCAGTTCATCCTCCACATTCCAACAAAATGCCAACTGATGAAGACTGGCCCTCAGTTTCGCCAATTGCCAGATCTTTCCATCCAGCTAGTTTTCCCCTGCCCTTGCATCAGGACTATGTTGTTCCGGGGGCAACACCACCAGGTAAATTTGCCAATGCAGAGATGATGAAGATCCCCAACTTCAAGTTAGGTTATGGCCGTCAAGCAGCCtaccgtcaactattttgttcaaaatcattgtattctactgaatgtgcaatcgaaatgatacaggtaataaccaacactagctttatcCATTTCATGTATTGCTGAAACATACATTCTTCTCGTCTTTTATTAGGAGTCATAATTATCTGCTGTttgtattggacttgctagatcaccaaTCCCAGCATAGACCAATCTCTCATTTCATCTTCTTGAGAGAAGAATGGATTAGTGATTGGTGGTTTCATTTGTAAGTTCACTTATTATGTCACCGAACTTTTTCCATTGCAGTCtaatatgtatttaaagtattgatcTCCATTTATGTCTATCTAATGTTCAAGAGATGCTTTTTAGTGTATACTGAtaattgtttattcttttagatcatagaTGTCAAGCACtttgatgacacaaattataaacaaggtgacttatttttctttttttctttactggaTTTATCATTGATAACttttttattaggattcatcatTATATGTGCTTTGTATTGctggacttgctagatcaccaaccACAGCA
The sequence above is drawn from the Daphnia pulicaria isolate SC F1-1A chromosome 1, SC_F0-13Bv2, whole genome shotgun sequence genome and encodes:
- the LOC124316898 gene encoding uncharacterized protein LOC124316898 isoform X3, whose protein sequence is MRSYGRKVYKRVAVHPPHSNKMPTDEDWPSVSPIARSFHPASFPLPLHQDYVVPGATPPGKFANAEMMKIPNFKLGYGRQAAYRQLFCSKSLYSTECAIEMIQITNHSMNQSIIHFFREPWIAVRWFYLFIVYVRVVAVRCGTLLQPMLVIDLSASNSIGRAVVV
- the LOC124318235 gene encoding uncharacterized protein LOC124318235, whose protein sequence is MLFPFWIVRSDHVAYILPRCRLFFLYVPAVRFVRNTSEQISLVKSELCRCCPIMDLVQPAGKGCSSCYLYSCVFRQMKKHEQLKFIVYVRVVAVRCGTLLQPMLVIDLSASNSIGRAVVV
- the LOC124316898 gene encoding 28S ribosomal protein S35, mitochondrial-like isoform X2 — encoded protein: MIPHHFDKKKGIQKVDGDDEFRSLDLSPNKSLNMRSYGRKVYKRVAVHPPHSNKMPTDEDWPSVSPIARSFHPASFPLPLHQDYVVPGATPPGKFANAEMMKIPNFKLGYGRQAAYRQLFCSKSLYSTECAIEMIQITNHSMNQSIIHFFREPWIAVRWFYLHQAH
- the LOC124316898 gene encoding uncharacterized protein LOC124316898 isoform X1 — encoded protein: MIPHHFDKKKGIQKVDGDDEFRSLDLSPNKSLNMRSYGRKVYKRVAVHPPHSNKMPTDEDWPSVSPIARSFHPASFPLPLHQDYVVPGATPPGKFANAEMMKIPNFKLGYGRQAAYRQLFCSKSLYSTECAIEMIQITNHSMNQSIIHFFREPWIAVRWFYLFIVYVRVVAVRCGTLLQPMLVIDLSASNSIGRAVVV